The following DNA comes from bacterium.
TCATAACTATATTGGCAAAATCTTCTGCAGGCAAGAAATATTCTTCGGGCAACCTGACCCAGTATTCTCTTGGAATGCGTTTTACATAATAATCCGGGCGAATGAGTTCCATATCTGCCGGGATTTTTTCTCTATACTTTTTAGGCAATGCCGTTCTTTTAATGGGCATAAAAATCTTAGGTTCAAACTTGAATCCGCTATTAGTGGCAAGCATATCTCTTACTGCCAAATCTTTTACGAATAAAGTTTTATCTTTTACGGGTTCCCCATTTTTAATGACAGGGAAAGGAATAAGATTTTCAGCCTCATAATCCGTAAAAGAAATAGGCGCACCCCAGCTTCTCAGTTGTTTTATATACCAATCCGTATTAAGTAAAGACAGGTTCGCTACCATTAATTTAGGTTTAATCTTTTTTACTGTCTGCGCAAACCACAATGGGAATGTATCATTATCTCCATTTGTAAATATTACGGCACCATCATCACAAGAACTAAGCATATTATATGCATAATCGTCAGGAATCCAGTTCCCGCGTCTGTTTATATGTGAGTTGAAATTACCAAAAATAGGAACTAAAACGAGTAGCCCAAGAACAGGAGACATAATTCTCTGGTACCATTTATTTCTTAATAGCGTTATTACCCCCCATACTCCAATACCAATGTACCAGCCGAACAAAGTAAATGCCGAGTCATAGAAATAATGTCGTTCTCTTACTTCTGCGGGTTTATGTAGAGGATTAGTGTCGGAAGGCGAAAACTTAAAATTCATATAAAAAGTAAGGATGAAAGTCAACGTAAGCAGCAAAGTAAACATCAACCAGAATGTACGCTTTTCTTTCCTATAATGCGTCCACATACCAAACAATCCGATTCCTATAAAAATGATATTAAAAAACAAGCTGGATAGTTTAGTGAAATTGGAAGCTATTTCTCCTTCCCATCTTGATTGTCTTGGATACGGGACCCACTGCCATGTAAGATAATCCGTAAAAAATTTGATCTGGTATACAAATGCCTGTACCATATTATATTTATTTTCCGGAGTTTCTGTTTCTCTTTTAAGTATCGTGCTTACGCCAAGTTTTGCAGGGCCATACTGCGTTCTTGAAAAAACATCCCATAATTTCGGAATATCCGTAGGAGCAGCTTCATTAATATACGGATTATGATGCGCTCTTATCATAAGATAGGAATAGCTACCTATTCCCAATAAAAAACCGACCACTACAAGCCCGATAAATTTTCCATCAAACATTTCTTTACGATAAGTTACTACCAGGAAAATTATTACTGCTACTCCTATTATCCCAACGAGAACAAGCGACATTCCCATAAAAAGGGCAAGAAACGGCATTGTTATTGCTATAAATCTTAAACTATCCAAATCTTTTTTATTCAACAATATGAATAAGAATATTGCAGGCGCAGTAAGCATTGGCATTAGTTGTATTCCAACGGAAAGCGCAAATATATAGGTAATCAAAAATAAAAATCTTTTATTATCTGAAGTCTGAATTTCATCCTGCCATCTTAATATCCAGAACACACATAGCATAACCATCAAAGAAGCCATTCTATAAACTTCCGCTTCCACTGCGCCCCACCAGCAAGTATATGCCAAAGACCCGAGCATAGCTCCTACACCGGCGCTTAATGATATGATAAAATGTTCCATTTTGGTTTGAGGAGTTTTCATTTTTACAAGTATTTTCGCGGCTATTACCCATAACAAACCTGCGGTAATGGCTCCGCTTATTACCGACCCCATATTTACCCTGAATGCAATTTCTTTTCCAAACGGGATAAAGCATAATATTTTATTAAGCAGGGTATACAATGGTGAGCCCGGAGGATGCGGGACTCCCAGAGAATAACCACAGGCAATAAATTCTCCGCAATCCCAGAAAGATAAAGAAGGCTGAACGGTATAAAGATAAATTCCAAATACGGCTAA
Coding sequences within:
- a CDS encoding DUF2723 domain-containing protein, yielding MSKKEYMWGFIISTLAVFGIYLYTVQPSLSFWDCGEFIACGYSLGVPHPPGSPLYTLLNKILCFIPFGKEIAFRVNMGSVISGAITAGLLWVIAAKILVKMKTPQTKMEHFIISLSAGVGAMLGSLAYTCWWGAVEAEVYRMASLMVMLCVFWILRWQDEIQTSDNKRFLFLITYIFALSVGIQLMPMLTAPAIFLFILLNKKDLDSLRFIAITMPFLALFMGMSLVLVGIIGVAVIIFLVVTYRKEMFDGKFIGLVVVGFLLGIGSYSYLMIRAHHNPYINEAAPTDIPKLWDVFSRTQYGPAKLGVSTILKRETETPENKYNMVQAFVYQIKFFTDYLTWQWVPYPRQSRWEGEIASNFTKLSSLFFNIIFIGIGLFGMWTHYRKEKRTFWLMFTLLLTLTFILTFYMNFKFSPSDTNPLHKPAEVRERHYFYDSAFTLFGWYIGIGVWGVITLLRNKWYQRIMSPVLGLLVLVPIFGNFNSHINRRGNWIPDDYAYNMLSSCDDGAVIFTNGDNDTFPLWFAQTVKKIKPKLMVANLSLLNTDWYIKQLRSWGAPISFTDYEAENLIPFPVIKNGEPVKDKTLFVKDLAVRDMLATNSGFKFEPKIFMPIKRTALPKKYREKIPADMELIRPDYYVKRIPREYWVRLPEEYFLPAEDFANIVM